A stretch of Arthrobacter sp. NEB 688 DNA encodes these proteins:
- a CDS encoding glycosyl hydrolase family 65 protein produces the protein MRTTATGPDPVDRLRFPADPWQLVECAPDMDDLGLTETLFTVANGYLGMRGNPEEGREAHEHGTFVNGFHETWPIRHAESAYGFARTGQTIVNVPDAKLMKLYVDDEPLVVGVADLEHYERVLDFRAGLLRRSLVWRTPSGKRVRVDSTRMVSMTERHLAVLTLEVTMLEGDAPVVVSSQLLNRQDGEDEYHAPARSRLTTSDPRKASAFEGRVLLPRLHTATEDRQVLGHRCASSGMTVAVAADHRVSIDDPYEVVVRDGDDLTKAVYRVEAREGHTIRVEKLVAYHTSSSLPVPELRDRCERTLDRAVRRTVQDHHAVQRTWFDTFWAASDVEVDTADEHADAVQQAVRFNLFSLAQASARADRMGVPAKGVTGSGYEGHYFWDSEIYVAPFLTYTQPQTARNLLRFRSLMLPAARDRAREMSQRGALFPWRTINGEEASAYYAAGTAQVHIDADVVHALTQYLAATDDVDFLVRHGLPILVETARLYADLGFWRSNGTDSFHIHGVTGPDEYTTVVNNNLFTNVMARSTLEQAASAADRLRTERPEDWARLAHRLRVTPDEVAEWRRCAAGMHIPFDEGLGIHPQDDFFLDREVWDLSRTPASLRPLLMHYHPLVIYRFQVLKQADVVLALYLQGDRFTPEQKRADFEYYDPITTGDSTLSAVVQSVVAAEVGYHQAALEYFHDALYVDLANLHDNTVDGLHIASAGGVWATLVGGFGGMRDHGGRLSLDPRLPAAWGSVVFRLTWRGTRVAVRLTASELVMEVEDGAGEVPVTVRGVDHVVSAGAPTVVALAHQGPRVDGLLPKRPQTGGTRADGSRITAGVPDPMPFEVAEAPDAWTG, from the coding sequence GTGAGGACCACCGCCACCGGCCCGGACCCCGTCGACCGGCTCCGGTTCCCCGCCGACCCCTGGCAGCTCGTCGAGTGCGCCCCCGACATGGACGACCTCGGCCTGACCGAGACCCTCTTCACCGTCGCCAACGGCTACCTCGGGATGCGCGGCAACCCCGAGGAGGGCCGCGAGGCGCACGAGCACGGCACGTTCGTCAACGGCTTCCACGAGACCTGGCCGATCCGGCACGCCGAGTCCGCGTACGGCTTCGCGCGGACCGGCCAGACGATCGTCAACGTCCCGGACGCCAAGCTCATGAAGCTCTACGTCGACGACGAGCCGCTCGTCGTCGGGGTGGCCGACCTCGAGCACTACGAGCGCGTGCTCGACTTCCGCGCGGGCCTGCTGCGCCGCTCGCTCGTCTGGCGCACGCCGTCGGGCAAGCGGGTGCGCGTCGACTCCACGCGCATGGTCTCGATGACCGAGCGCCACCTCGCGGTGCTCACCCTCGAGGTGACGATGCTCGAGGGCGACGCCCCGGTCGTCGTCTCGTCGCAGCTGCTCAACCGCCAGGACGGCGAGGACGAGTACCACGCACCGGCCCGCAGCCGCCTCACGACGAGCGACCCCCGCAAGGCCTCCGCCTTCGAGGGCCGCGTCCTCCTCCCTCGCCTCCACACGGCCACGGAAGACCGGCAGGTGCTCGGCCACCGCTGCGCGAGCTCGGGGATGACGGTGGCGGTCGCCGCCGACCACCGCGTCTCCATCGACGACCCCTACGAGGTCGTCGTGCGCGACGGCGACGACCTCACGAAGGCGGTCTACCGCGTCGAGGCGCGCGAGGGGCACACCATCCGCGTCGAGAAGCTCGTGGCGTACCACACCTCGAGCAGCCTGCCCGTGCCCGAGCTGCGCGACCGCTGCGAGCGCACCCTCGACCGCGCGGTGCGCCGCACGGTGCAGGACCACCACGCCGTGCAGCGCACGTGGTTCGACACCTTCTGGGCCGCGAGCGACGTCGAGGTCGACACCGCCGACGAGCACGCCGACGCCGTGCAGCAGGCGGTGCGCTTCAACCTCTTCTCCCTCGCGCAGGCCAGCGCCCGGGCCGACCGGATGGGCGTGCCCGCCAAGGGCGTGACCGGCTCGGGCTACGAGGGTCACTACTTCTGGGACAGCGAGATCTACGTCGCCCCCTTCCTCACCTACACCCAGCCGCAGACCGCCCGGAACCTCCTGCGCTTCCGCAGCCTCATGCTCCCGGCGGCGCGCGACCGGGCCCGCGAGATGTCGCAGCGCGGCGCGCTCTTCCCGTGGCGCACGATCAACGGCGAGGAGGCCTCGGCCTACTACGCGGCCGGCACCGCGCAGGTCCACATCGACGCCGACGTCGTCCACGCCCTGACGCAGTACCTCGCGGCCACGGACGACGTCGACTTCCTCGTCCGGCACGGCCTGCCGATCCTCGTCGAGACCGCCCGCCTCTACGCGGACCTCGGCTTCTGGCGCAGCAACGGCACCGACAGCTTCCACATCCACGGGGTGACCGGGCCGGACGAGTACACGACGGTCGTCAACAACAACCTCTTCACGAACGTCATGGCCCGCTCGACCCTCGAGCAGGCCGCGTCCGCGGCCGACCGCCTGCGCACCGAGCGACCCGAGGACTGGGCCCGGCTGGCCCACCGCCTGCGCGTGACCCCGGACGAGGTCGCCGAGTGGCGCCGCTGCGCCGCGGGGATGCACATCCCCTTCGACGAGGGCCTCGGGATCCACCCGCAGGACGACTTCTTCCTCGACCGCGAGGTCTGGGACCTCAGCCGTACGCCGGCGTCGCTGCGGCCGCTCCTCATGCACTACCACCCCCTCGTCATCTACCGCTTCCAGGTGCTCAAGCAGGCCGACGTCGTGCTGGCCCTCTACCTCCAGGGCGACCGCTTCACCCCCGAGCAGAAGCGCGCCGACTTCGAGTATTACGACCCCATCACCACCGGCGACTCCACGCTCTCGGCGGTCGTCCAGTCCGTCGTGGCGGCCGAGGTCGGCTACCACCAGGCGGCGCTGGAGTACTTCCACGACGCCCTCTACGTCGACCTCGCGAACCTCCACGACAACACCGTCGACGGCCTCCACATCGCCTCGGCCGGGGGCGTGTGGGCGACCCTCGTCGGCGGCTTCGGCGGGATGCGCGACCACGGTGGGCGCCTCTCGCTCGACCCGCGGCTGCCCGCGGCGTGGGGCTCGGTCGTCTTCCGGCTCACCTGGCGCGGCACACGGGTCGCGGTGCGGCTCACCGCGTCCGAGCTCGTGATGGAGGTCGAGGACGGCGCCGGCGAGGTGCCCGTGACCGTGCGCGGCGTCGACCACGTCGTGTCGGCGGGGGCGCCGACCGTGGTCGCCCTCGCCCACCAGGGTCCCCGGGTCGACGGCCTGCTGCCCAAGCGCCCGCAGACCGGCGGCACGCGCGCCGACGGCAGCCGGATCACCGCCGGCGTCCCCGACCCGATGCCCTTCGAGGTCGCCGAGGCGCCGGACGCCTGGACCGGCTGA
- a CDS encoding HAD-IA family hydrolase gives MAAWAEMFGAFLGGLDTSRPGFEDADTSPYTDADYFAHVDGKPRYEGVADLLAARGITLPQGSPEDPASAETVCGLGNRKNGAFRTVLERDGVRPYPGSVALLDHLRDLGTPLAVVSSSANAPAVLAAAGLTDRFVTVVDGQVARELGLAGKPAPDTFLHAAQVCGAEPSTAVVVEDAVSGVRAGAAGHVGLVVGVDRGAGAEALTAAGADLVVPDLGELA, from the coding sequence ATGGCGGCCTGGGCGGAGATGTTCGGCGCCTTCCTCGGCGGGCTCGACACCTCGCGCCCGGGGTTCGAGGACGCCGACACCTCGCCGTACACCGACGCCGACTACTTCGCGCACGTCGACGGCAAGCCCCGCTACGAGGGCGTCGCCGACCTCCTCGCGGCGCGGGGCATCACCCTGCCGCAGGGCTCGCCCGAGGACCCCGCGTCCGCCGAGACCGTCTGCGGGCTGGGCAACCGCAAGAACGGCGCCTTCCGGACCGTCCTCGAGCGCGACGGCGTGCGCCCCTACCCCGGCTCCGTCGCCCTCCTGGACCACCTGCGCGACCTCGGCACGCCGCTGGCCGTCGTCTCGTCCTCGGCCAACGCCCCGGCCGTGCTCGCCGCCGCGGGCCTGACCGACCGCTTCGTCACCGTCGTCGACGGGCAGGTCGCGCGCGAGCTGGGCCTCGCGGGCAAGCCCGCGCCCGACACCTTCCTGCACGCCGCGCAGGTGTGCGGCGCCGAGCCGTCCACCGCCGTCGTCGTCGAGGACGCCGTCTCCGGCGTGCGGGCGGGCGCCGCGGGCCACGTCGGCCTCGTCGTCGGCGTCGACCGGGGCGCCGGGGCCGAGGCCCTCACCGCCGCCGGCGCCGACCTCGTCGTGCCCGACCTCGGCGAGCTCGCGTGA
- a CDS encoding MarR family transcriptional regulator: protein MSEPVRLPFDPIERARELWVARWGEGSRATSMATATSVMRVQQLLLGRFDAIAGRHGLTFARYEALVLLAFSREGRLSMSKVGERLMVHPTSATNIVQRLVAQGFVERVPNPTDRRGAFAVITDPGREAMEAVTRDLEAADFGLGTLSQEQHDLLFSLLREVRVGSRDFLP, encoded by the coding sequence GTGAGCGAGCCGGTCCGCCTCCCGTTCGACCCGATCGAGCGGGCGCGGGAGCTGTGGGTGGCGCGGTGGGGCGAGGGGTCGCGGGCGACGTCGATGGCCACCGCCACCTCGGTCATGCGCGTCCAGCAGCTCCTCCTCGGGCGCTTCGACGCCATCGCCGGGCGGCACGGGCTGACCTTCGCCCGCTACGAGGCGCTCGTCCTGCTGGCCTTCAGCCGCGAGGGTCGGCTCTCGATGTCCAAGGTCGGCGAGCGGCTCATGGTCCACCCGACGAGCGCGACGAACATCGTCCAGCGGCTCGTCGCGCAGGGCTTCGTCGAGCGCGTCCCGAACCCGACCGACCGGCGCGGCGCCTTCGCCGTCATCACCGACCCCGGGCGGGAGGCGATGGAGGCCGTCACGCGCGACCTCGAGGCCGCCGACTTCGGGCTCGGGACCCTCTCGCAGGAGCAGCACGACCTCCTGTTCTCCCTGTTGCGGGAGGTACGGGTGGGGTCGCGCGACTTCCTTCCCTGA